From Drosophila willistoni isolate 14030-0811.24 unplaced genomic scaffold, UCI_dwil_1.1 Seg531, whole genome shotgun sequence, a single genomic window includes:
- the LOC6652564 gene encoding procathepsin L isoform X6 produces the protein MFKLILLCIVVCVLNKTSVKCRTDLTSLTCNEEFETYKKINNKSYYRVYDKLRSLEAFNENCKLVNDHNKLYKYGDRNFTLGTNALADLNTDAYLKRYLRLIRSQRNTSTEDMKEVVGMSHLENVPDSFDWRKKGFTTLAHNQQNCGSCYAFSIAESIEGQIFKRTGKLLSLSVQQIVDCSISFGNQGCTGGSLRNTLRYLQATGGLMRSSDYKYVSKTFPDFGRDFSFFLH, from the exons ATGTTTAAGTTAATTCTTTTATGCATCGTTGTTTGTGTACTAAATAAGACTTCGGTTAAATGTAGAACTGATCTTACTTCTCTTACTTGCAATGAAGAATTTGAAACTTATAAG aaaattaataataagAGCTACTATCGTGTATATGATAAATTACGAAGCCTTGAAGCATTTAACGAAAATTGTAAGCTTGTAAATGACCATAACAAACTTTACAAGTACGGTGATAGAAATTTTACTTTGGGAACCAATGCTTTGGCAGATTTG AATACCGATGCCTATCTTAAAAGGTATTTGCGTTTAATAAGGAGTCAACGTAACACCAGTACAGAAGATATGAAGGAAGTTGTTGGTATGTCACACTTGGAGAATGTTCCAGATAGCTTTGATTGGAGGAAAAAAGGATTTACTACGCTAGCGCATAATCAACAAAACTGTGGATCATGCTATGCTTTCAGTATTGCCGAGAGTATAGAGGGACAAATTTTTAAACGCACTGGTAAACTTTTGTCTCTAAGTGTACAACAAATTGTGGATTGCAGCATTTCTTTCGGTAATCAAGGGTGCACTGGCGGCTCTCTACGAAACACATTAAGGTATTTACAGGCCACAGGAGGACTTATGAGATCATCTGATTACAAATACGTTTCAAAA ACCTTTCCTGACTTTGGACGCGATTTTAGCTTCTTTCTACATTAG
- the LOC6652564 gene encoding cathepsin L2 isoform X8 translates to MFKLILLCIVVCVLNKTSVKCRTDLTSLTCNEEFETYKKINNKSYYRVYDKLRSLEAFNENCKLVNDHNKLYKYGDRNFTLGTNALADLNTDAYLKRYLRLIRSQRNTSTEDMKEVVGMSHLENVPDSFDWRKKGFTTLAHNQQNCGSCYAFSIAESIEGQIFKRTGKLLSLSVQQIVDCSISFGNQGCTGGSLRNTLRYLQATGGLMRSSDYKYVSKTVFCRSLL, encoded by the exons ATGTTTAAGTTAATTCTTTTATGCATCGTTGTTTGTGTACTAAATAAGACTTCGGTTAAATGTAGAACTGATCTTACTTCTCTTACTTGCAATGAAGAATTTGAAACTTATAAG aaaattaataataagAGCTACTATCGTGTATATGATAAATTACGAAGCCTTGAAGCATTTAACGAAAATTGTAAGCTTGTAAATGACCATAACAAACTTTACAAGTACGGTGATAGAAATTTTACTTTGGGAACCAATGCTTTGGCAGATTTG AATACCGATGCCTATCTTAAAAGGTATTTGCGTTTAATAAGGAGTCAACGTAACACCAGTACAGAAGATATGAAGGAAGTTGTTGGTATGTCACACTTGGAGAATGTTCCAGATAGCTTTGATTGGAGGAAAAAAGGATTTACTACGCTAGCGCATAATCAACAAAACTGTGGATCATGCTATGCTTTCAGTATTGCCGAGAGTATAGAGGGACAAATTTTTAAACGCACTGGTAAACTTTTGTCTCTAAGTGTACAACAAATTGTGGATTGCAGCATTTCTTTCGGTAATCAAGGGTGCACTGGCGGCTCTCTACGAAACACATTAAGGTATTTACAGGCCACAGGAGGACTTATGAGATCATCTGATTACAAATACGTTTCAAAA
- the LOC6652564 gene encoding procathepsin L isoform X7: MFKLILLCIVVCVLNKTSVKCRTDLTSLTCNEEFETYKKINNKSYYRVYDKLRSLEAFNENCKLVNDHNKLYKYGDRNFTLGTNALADLNTDAYLKRYLRLIRSQRNTSTEDMKEVVGMSHLENVPDSFDWRKKGFTTLAHNQQNCGSCYAFSIAESIEGQIFKRTGKLLSLSVQQIVDCSISFGNQGCTGGSLRNTLRYLQATGGLMRSSDYKYVSKVASKMNLSVDSKR, translated from the exons ATGTTTAAGTTAATTCTTTTATGCATCGTTGTTTGTGTACTAAATAAGACTTCGGTTAAATGTAGAACTGATCTTACTTCTCTTACTTGCAATGAAGAATTTGAAACTTATAAG aaaattaataataagAGCTACTATCGTGTATATGATAAATTACGAAGCCTTGAAGCATTTAACGAAAATTGTAAGCTTGTAAATGACCATAACAAACTTTACAAGTACGGTGATAGAAATTTTACTTTGGGAACCAATGCTTTGGCAGATTTG AATACCGATGCCTATCTTAAAAGGTATTTGCGTTTAATAAGGAGTCAACGTAACACCAGTACAGAAGATATGAAGGAAGTTGTTGGTATGTCACACTTGGAGAATGTTCCAGATAGCTTTGATTGGAGGAAAAAAGGATTTACTACGCTAGCGCATAATCAACAAAACTGTGGATCATGCTATGCTTTCAGTATTGCCGAGAGTATAGAGGGACAAATTTTTAAACGCACTGGTAAACTTTTGTCTCTAAGTGTACAACAAATTGTGGATTGCAGCATTTCTTTCGGTAATCAAGGGTGCACTGGCGGCTCTCTACGAAACACATTAAGGTATTTACAGGCCACAGGAGGACTTATGAGATCATCTGATTACAAATACGTTTCAAAA GTAGCTTCCAAAATGAACTTATCTGTCGATTCCAAAAGGTAA
- the LOC111519613 gene encoding uncharacterized protein LOC111519613, with the protein MKKYLRASNGQGECVGCSAATIEEKQQEEKTQAKKAQYGQSNGKTAKCLICGKIDQTSGNTTNMAGHLNRVHPTLTVSELPKSSGHMAAYLDKKYETEEGLGQRI; encoded by the exons ATGAAAAAATATCTTAGAGCTTCAAATGGGCAAG GGGAGTGTGTAGGTTGTAGTGCGGCAACCAttgaagaaaaacaacaagagGAAAAGACGCAAGCCAAAAAGGCGCAATATGGGCAGTCCAATGGAAAGACTGCCAAATGTTTAATATGTGGTAAAATTGATCAAACCAGCGGAAACACCACCAACATGGCGGGGCATTTAAACCGGGTACACCCAACGTTAACTGTGAGTGAGTTGCCAAAGTCTTCAGGACATATGGCGGCTTATTTGgataaaaaatatgaaacGGAAGAGGGATTGGGACAGcgcatttga